The Amycolatopsis methanolica 239 nucleotide sequence GCTCCAGGACGCGCTGGTCGCCGGTGTAGAGGTTCATGCTGGTGCCGCGCAGGAACCCGACCAGCGTCATGCCGTTCTCCTCGGCCAGCTCCACCGCCAGCGACGACGGCGCGGACACCGCCGCGAGGAACGGGACCCCGGCCATCGCGGCCTTCTGCACCAGCTCGAACGACGCTCGCCCGGACACCAGCAGCCCGCAGTCCGACAACGGGACCCGGTCATCCAGCAGCGCCCAGCCCAGCACCTTGTCGACCGCGTTGTGCCTGCCCACGTCCTCCCGCACGGCCAGCAGCGACCCGTCCGCCCGGAACAACCCGGCCGCGTGCAGCCCACCGGTGCTGGCGAACACGCGCTGCTGCTTGCGCAGCGTGTCCGGGAGCCCCGCGAGCACCTCCGTGCTCACGGCGAAAGTCGACTCCCCGGGCGCGAAGCGGGTCTTGAGCTTCACCGCGTCCAGCGCCGCCTTGCCGCACACCCCACACGAGGACGTCGTGTAGAAGTTGCGCTCCACACCCGTCTCCGGCGGCGCGACGCCCTCGGCCAGGGCGAGGTCCAGGACGTTGTAGGTGTTGCGCCCCTGGTCGTCGACGCCGTCGCAGTACCGGGCCGTGAACACGTCGTCCTTGGACGCGATGACACCCTCGGACAGCAGGAAGCCGTGCGCCAGCTCGACGTCGTGCCCTGGAGTGCGCATGGTGACGGCCAGGGACTTGCCACCGACCCGCAGCTCCAGCGGCTCCTCGGCCGCCAGCAGGTCGGCGCGCCGCGTCTGCCCGCCTTCGGTCAGCTTCCGCACCGGACGTCGCACCGTCACGCGCCCCATCGGGCACTCCAATCCACTCATCGACGACAAGAGCTTGCCGTGTCGTCGCGCATCTAGTAATAAATTGCAGGCTCAATCACCAGCGTAGGGGAGCCCGCCGTGGCCGTCACATTCCTCGACCGTTCGCACAGCATCGCGCCCCCGGACTGGAGCCGGTGGCTGATCCCGCCCGCGGCCCTGTCGGTGCACCTCGCGATCGGTCAGGCGTACGCGTGGAGCGTGTTCAAACCGCCGCTGGAGAAGGCGCTGGGCCTGTCCGGGACGCTGAGCGCGCTGCCGTTTCAGCTCGGCATCGTCATGCTCGGGCTGTCCGCGGCGTTCGGCGGCACGCTGGTCGAGCGCAACGGGCCGCGCTGGGCGATGTTCGTGTCGATGACCTGCTTCTCCACCGGTTTCCTGGTGTCCGCGCTCGGCGCGTTCACCTCCCAGTACTGGCTGGTGGTGCTCGGCTACGGCCTCATCGGCGGTGTCGGGCTCGGCATCGGCTACATCTCGCCGGTGTCGACGCTGATCAAGTGGTTCCCGGACCGGCCGGGCATGGCCACCGGCATCGCGATCATGGGCTTCGGCGGCGGGGCGCTGATCGCCTCGCCGTGGTCGAGCCAGATGCTGGAGTCGTTCGGGTCGACGCCCAGCGGCATCGGCACCTCGTTCCTGATCCACGGCGTCGTCTACGCGGTGTTCATGTCGCTCGGGGTGTTCCTGGTGCGGGTGCCCGCGGAGGGCTGGAAGCCGAAGGGCTGGGAGCCGACGGCCGCGAAGGCCCGGTCGATGATCACCACGGCGAACGTGTCGGCCGCCAATGCCATCAAGACGCCGCAGTTCTGGTGCCTGTGGGTCGTGCTGTGCTTCAACGTGACCGCGGGTATCGGCATCCTGGAGAAGGCGTCGCCGATGATCACCGACTTCTTCCGCGGCACGTCGGTTCCGGTCGGCGCCACCGCGGCGGCCGGTTTCGTCGCGCTGCTGTCGCTGACCAACATGCTCGGCCGGTTCGTTTGGTCGTCCACTTCGGACTTCATCGGCCGGAAGAACATCTACCGCATGTACCTCGGCGTCGGCGCCCTGCTGTACCTGGTGATCGCGCTCGCCGGCAACTCGTCCAAAGTAGTCTTCATCCTCGCGGCGATGGTGATCCTGTCCTTCTACGGCGCGGGTTTCGCCACGATCCCGGCGTACCTGAAGGACATGTTCGGCACCTACCAGGTCGGCGCGATCCACGGCCGCCTGCTCACCGCGTGGTCGGCCGCCGGCGTGCTCGGCCCGCTGATCGTCAACGCGATCGCCGACAGCCAGAAGCGGGCGGGCAAACAGGGCCCGGACCTCTACACCACGTCGTTCTACATCATGATCGCGCTGCTGGTGATCGGCTTCATCGCCAACGAGCTGGTGCGCCCGGTGAGCGTGAAGTACCACGAACCGGAGAGCGCGGACGCCGCGCGCGAGGAGGCGAAATGAGCACGCCGGAGCAGGTCCCCGCGCGCCGCCGGGTCTGGTTGATGACGCTGGCCTGGCTGTGGGTGGGCGTGCCGTTCCTCTACGGCCTCTACGAACTGATCCTCAAGGTCGTCAAGCTGTTCGGCGGATAGAACAGCCCGCCGCCGGCGTGGATCGTCTGCCCGGTGATCCAGCCGCCGCCGGCGGAGGCGAGGAACGCCACGATCGACGCGATGTCCGACGGCTCGCCGAGGCGCCTTAGCGGCGTCTGGGCCGTGGTCGCCGCGAGGCGTTCGGCGTCCATGCCGGCTTCCAGCGCGTCTCGCGCGGGAGCCCGACGAGAAGGACCGGCGCGTCAGCCGCGTCGTGCTGACCCCTGCGGGTGAGGAGCTGCGCGAACGGATCCGGCAGCGGTTCGCGGAACTGGTGGGGGAGCGGTTCAGCGCCTTGACGGACGAGGAACGCGCCCGGTACGCGAGCCTTGTCGAGGTCCTCGGCGGGCCGGTTCGCGCAAGCTCTCGCTGAGGCGCCGGCGACCCTGGCCCGGACTCCTCAGCGGTGCAGCTCGCGCAGGCTCTCGATCAGGCCGCGGCTGGCCGAGCGTACATGTTCCTCCGCCAGGTCGCCCAGCCCCTCGACCCGCCCCGCGCGCAGCAGCGTCGCCAGTTCGCGGTGCTCGTCCACCACGCGCGTGCGGTAGTGCTCGTGCGAGAGCCGCACCCGGTGGGCCTGGAACAGGTGCACCTGCGACCGCACCGCCTCCCACGCGCTGGTCAGCCTGCCGTTGCCGGCCATCGCGTACACGCAGTCGTGGAATTCGATGTCCAGCGCCACCAGCCGGGCCCCGTCCGCCGCACCGCTGGCCTCCTGGTCCATCGCCGCCACCAGCCGGTCGAGCTCGTCGAACTGGCCGGGGCGGCCCCGCTCGGCCGCGGTCAGCGTCGCCAGCCGGTCGAGCGCCGCGCGCACCTCGTAGACCTCGGTGATGTCGGTCTCGCTCAGCTCGATGATCCGCGTGCCCCGGTGCCACTCGCTGTGCACCAGCCCCTCGCGCTCCAGGATCGCCAGTCCCTCTCGCACCGACCCGCGGCTGACCTGTAGCGACGCGGCCAGCTCGACCTCGCGCAGTGCGCTGCCGGGCGCGAACCGGCCGGACAGGATCTCGTCGCGGATGCGGTCGGCGGCCTCCTCGGCCAGACCACGCCGCCGGGCGGGCTTCATGTCCTAATGTTGACATTCTGCCATCCGCCGGGTCAAGCTGGAGCCACCGACGATGAAGGAGGCACCATGACCCGCCCCGCGTTCCACCTCGCGATCCCGGTCGACGACCTCGGCCGCGCCCGGGAGTTCTACGGCGGGGTGCTCGGGCTGTCCGAAGGCCGCTCCGACGCCAAGTGGGTGGACTGGAACTTCCACGGCCACCAGGTCGTCACCCACGTGGTCGAGGGGGCGCGCAACGAGGCGGGCCGCAACCCGGTCGACGGCCACGACGTCCCGGTGCCGCACTTCGGCCTGGTCCTGACCGTCGAGGCCTTCCACGAGCTCGCCGGCCGCCTCAAGGACGCGGGCACGCGGTTCGTCATCGAGCCCTACCAGCGCTTCGCGGGCGAGCCGGGGGAGCAGTGGACCATGTTCCTGCACGACCCCGCGGGCAATGCGCTGGAGTTCAAGGCCTTCCGCGACGAGTCCCAGCTGTTCGCCAAGTGAGCCGCGGCGTCCTCGTCACCGGCGCGTCGGCGGGCCTCGGCCGCGCGATCGCCACGGCCTTCGCCGAGCGCGGCGACCGTGTCGCGGTGCACTACAACTCCAACCAGGCCGCGGCGGAAGCCACCCTGGCGGCGCTGCCCGGCGACGGCCACGCCCTGGTGCGGGGCGACATCCGGGAGGCCCGGCGCATCGCGGACGCCGCCGAAGACGCGCTCGGCGGGGTCGACGTCCTGGTCAACAACGCCGCCGTGGTGACCACCACCGAGACCGCGCACCCGCTCGCCGAGGCGACCTTCGAGCACTGGCGGGAGGTCTGGCGGCAGTCGGTCGAGGTGAACCTCCTCGGCGCGGCCGACGTCACGTTCTGCGTCGCCCGGCACATGATCGACCGCGGCGCGCGTGGACGCGTGGTCAACGTCGGCTCGCGCGGCGCCTTCCGCGGCGAGCCCGACCACCCCGCGTACGGCGCGACCAAGGCGGCGCTGCACTCGCTGGGCCAGTCGCTCGCGGTGCACCTCGCGCCACACGGAATCGCGGTGAGCACGGTCGCGCCCGGGTTCATCGCGACCGAGCGGGTCGCGGACTGGCTGACCGGCGAGCGGGGCGACGCGCTGCGGGCCCAGTCCCCGTTCGGCCGGGTCGCGGAGCCGCCGGAGATCGCCGCCGCGGTGGTCTACCTCGCCTCCGCCGAGGCCGAGTGGGCCTCCGGCGCCATCCTCGACCTCAACGGCGCCTCCTACCTGCGGTCCTGAGGACAGTCCTCCGGGCGGACCACCCGCAGGATCTGCTCGGAGATCGCCCGGAGGGCGTCCACCTGTTCGCGCGTGAGGACGTCGAACACCAGCTCGCGCACCGTGTCCACGTGGTGCGGCGCGGCCTGCTCGATCGCCTCCCGGCCCTCGCGGGTCAGCACGATGAACGCGCCGCGCGCGTCGTCCGGGCACTCCTCGCGCGCCACCAGCCCGCGCTTCTGCATGCGCCGCAGGTGGTGCGACAGCCTGCTCTTCTCCCAGTCCAGCGCCCTGGCCAGCTCGAACACCCGCACCCGGCCCTCCGGCGTGTCCGTGAGCTGGACCAGCACCTCGAAGTCGGGCAGCGACAGCTGGGAGTCCGCCTGCATCCGGCGGCCCAGCGCGGCGTTGAGGTGGCTCTGCATCTTCACGTACGCGCGCCACGCCTGCTGTTCACCGTCATCGAGCCATCGGGTCATGCCATCGAGTATAGCGGGAATAGTTGACGCGTCATCCAAGTTGTGTCACTGTGTCGATGACACATCAACCAGACCTTCACGGGAGGAACCCGCAATGACCACCCAGACCGGCTACGCGAACCTGACCGGCGAGTACACGCTCGACCCGACCCACACCCGGATCGGCTTCGTCGCCCGCCACGCGATGGTCACCAAGGTGCGCGGCGCGTTCAACGAGTTCACCGGCACCGCCCACATCGACGGTGACGACCCGGCCAAGTCGTCGGTGACGGTCGCCATCAAGGCGAACAGCATCGACACCCGCAACGCCGACCGCGACGCCCACCTGCGCAGCAACGACTTCCTGTCGATGGACGAGCACCCGGAGATCACCTTCGTCTCGACCTCGATCCGGCAGACCGGCGACGCGAGCTTCGACGTCACCGGCGACCTGACGATCAAGGGCATCACGAAGTCCGTCACGGTCCCGTTCGAGTTCGAGGGCACCGCCCAGGACCCGTTCGGCAACACGCGGATCGGCTTCGAGGGCTCGACCACCATCAACCGCAAGGACTTCGGCGTCACCTGGAACGCGGCGCTGGAGACCGGCGGCGTCCTGGTGAGCGACAAGGTCACCCTCGAGTTCGAGGTCTCCGCGATCAAGACCGCCTGACGCGGATGCCGGTGGTGCCCGGCGGGTAAGCCGGGCACACCACCTCCGCCACGAGAAGGGAACGCCAGCCATGACCTCCGTCGACCTCGACGCGGTCCGCCGGGAGCGCGACCGCATCCGCGACGCCCACCTCAAGCCAGTGGGGGAGCGGCCGGCGTCGTCGGCCCGCGGCCTCCACCACACGGCGCTGATCAGCAGCGACGTCGAGCGGACCGTCCGGTTCTACCAGGACCTGCTGGAGTTCCCGCTCACCGAGCTGATCGAGAACCGCGACTACCCCGGGTCGTCGCACTTCTTCTTCGACATCGGCAACGGGAACCTGCTGGCGTTCTTCGACTTCCCTGGCCTGGACGTGGGCCCGTACGCCGAGGTGCTCGGCGGGCTGCACCACATCGCCATCTCGGTCGACCCCGAGCGGTGGCAGCGGCTGGTCGCCAAGCTCGCCGAGGCCGGCGTCGAGCACGCGGTGCACAGCGACGTCTCGGTCTACTTCCGCGACCCCGACGGCGCGCGCATCGAACTCATCGCCGACCCGCTCGGCGAGATGTACGGCAACACCGTCCTCTAGGACGCGGGCTCCAGGCGGAGCACGATCGCCTTCGAGACCGGCGTGTTGGACTTCTTCGCCACCGAGTCCAGCGGGACCAGCGCGTTGGCCTCCGGGAAGTAGGCCGCCGCGCACCTGCGGGCCGTCGGGTACGCCACGACCCGGAAGTGCTCCGCCCGCCGCTCGCTGCCGTCCTCCCACTCCGACACCAGGTCGACCAGCTGGCCGTCGGCGAAGCCCAGCTCCGCCAGGTCGGCGGCGTTAACCAGCACCACCCGGCGCGCGTCCTCGATGCCGCGGTAGCGGTCGGACAGGCCGTAGATCGTGGTGTTGTACTGGTCGTGGCTGCGCAGCGTCTGCAGCAGCAGCCGGCCCGACGGCACGCGCGGGAACTCCAGCTCGCTGGTCGTGAAGTTCGCCTTGCCCGTCGAGGTGCGGAACGACCGCGAGTCGCGCGGCGGGTGCGGCAGGACGAACCCGTCCGGCTGCCGCACCTTCGCGTTGTAGTCCTCGCAACCCGGCACGACCTGCGCGATCCGGTCGCGGATCAGGTCGTAGTTCCCCTCGAAGTCCCGCCACGGCACGGCGTGGTCCGCACCGAACAGCTCGGTCGCGAGCCGGCAGATGATGGCCACCTCGGAGAGCAGGTGCTCGCTCGCCGGCTTCAGCCGCCCGCGCGAGACGTGCACGCACGACATCGAGTCCTCGACCGTGACGAACTGCTCGCCCGCGGCCTGCTCATCCCGCTCGGTGCGGCCCAGCGTGGGCAGAATCAGCGCGGTCCGGCCGGGAACCACGTGCGACCGGTTCAGCTTCGTCGACACGTGCACGGTCAGCTCGCACGACCGCAGCGCGCGCTCGGTCAGCCCAGAATCCGGGGTGGCGGCGGCGAAGTTGCCGCCCATGCCGATAAACACCTTGCCGCGGCCGTCGCGCATCGCGCGGATCGAGTCCACGGTGTCGAGCCCGTGCTTGCGCGGCACCGGGATGCCGAACTCGTCCTCCAGCCTGCTCAGGAACGACTCGGGCATCTTCTCCCAGACACCCATCGTGCGGTCGCCCTGCACGTTGGAGTGTCCGCGCACGGGACACAGGCCCGCACCCGGCTTGCCGATCATGCCGCGTGCGAACGCCAGGTTGCTGATCTCCTGGATCGTCGCGACCGCGTGCCGGTGCTGCGTGACACCCATCGCCCAGCAGTAGACGGTGCGCTCGGACGCCGCGATCATCCGCGCGATCCGCTCGATCTGGTCGCGGTCCAGGCCGGTGGCCTCGTCGATCGCCGCCCAGTCGATCTCGCGCAGGTTCTTGGCCCAGTCGTCGAAGCCGTGCGTCGAGGACTCGACGAACTCTCGGTCCACGATCGTGCCCGGCGCCGCCTCCTCCCAGGACAGCAGCAGGTGCCCGACCGCCTGGAACAACGCGAGGTCGCCGCCCAGGCGGATCTGCGCGAACTCGTCGGCCAGCGGGGTGCCCTTGCCGACCACGCCGCGCGGGTTCTGCGGGTTCTTGAACCGCATCAGCCCGGCTTCGGGCAGCGGGTTCACCGCGATCACCTTCGCGCCGCGGCCCTTGGCCTCTTCCAGCGCGGACAGCATACGCGGGTGGTTGGTGCCCGGGTTCTGGCCGACGACGACGATCAGGTCGGCGTGGTGGATGTCGGCGAGGCTCACCGAGCCCTTGCCGATGCCGTAGGCCTCCGACAGCGCCGCGCCGGAGGACTCGTGGCACATGTTGCTGCAGTCCGGCAGGTTGTTCGTGCCGAACGAGCGAACCAGCAGCTGGTACAGGAACGCGGCCTCGTTGCTGGTGCGGCCGGAGGTGTAGAAGATCGCCTCGTCCGGGCTGTCCAGCTCCTTGAGCTTGCCCGCGATCAGCCGGAACGCCTCGTCCCAGGCGATCGGCTCGTAGTGCGTGCCGCCCTCGCGCAGCACCACCGGCTCGGTGAGCCTGCCCTGCTGCCCGAGCCAGTAGTCGGTGCGGCCGTGCAGCTCCTCGACCGGGTGCTGGGCGAAGAACTCCCGCCCGACGCGTCGTTTCGTGGCCTCCTCGGCGACCGCCTTCGCGCCGTTCTCGCAGAACTCGGCGAGCTTGCGGTGCTCACCGTCCTCCGCGCGCGGTTCGGGCCAGGCGCAGCCGGGGCAGTCGAAGCCGTCGCGCTGGTTGAGCAGGCGGAGGGTCTTCACCGTGCGGCCGGCGCCCATCTGCTCGACACCACGCAGGAGCGACACCGCCACTCCCGGGATGCCCGCCGCCCATTCCTTGGGCTTGTGCACTTCGAGGGCGGCTTCGTCGATATCGGCGCGAGGAGCGTTGCGTGTCACGTTCACTATCTTGCGTCAGCGACTGCGTTCGCGCGAGTACCGAGTTGCCGGTCGGTCACCGTGACCGTGAACAGCACGGTGCCGATCACGATGAGCGCCGCGGCCAGTTCGTGCAGGCCGTGCGAGGTGGCGTGGTCGCCGAAACACAGCGCGATCAGCGTCGACGACCCGATCGCGCCGAGGTACTGCGCCGTGCGGAACAGGCCACTCGCGGTGCCCATCACCTCCGGCGGCACCTGGCCGTAGAGGACCGTCTGGTTGGTCACACTCGTCAGGCCCTGGCCCAGCCCGAACACCGCGGCGAGCACCACGAGCGCGCCGATCCACGTGCCGTCGTGCACGAACAGCAGCAGCACCGACCCGGCGAGCAGCGCCAGCGAGTTGACGACCAGCCGCCCCTTGAGCCGCGCCGGCTTGCCTGCCGACGCCGCGGCCAGCACGGCGGCCACCGACATCGGGGTCAGCAGCGCGCCCGCCGTCGATTCGGTGAGCCCGCGCGCGGATTCGAGCCACTGGACGTAGCCGAACATGATCGAGTAGACGATGAGGAACGCCAGCGCCTGGCGCAGGTAGGTGCGCAGGAGCGGGCGGTTGCCCGCCAGCATCCGCAGGTCGACGAACGGGCGCTCGGCGTGCAGCTCGACCCGGACGAACTGGGCGCCCAGCACCAGTGCGACGCCGAGCAGGTACAGGTCGGACACCGCTGGCGCCATCCCGTAGAGGAGCACCGCGAGCAGGGTCGCGGAGAACAGGGCGATCCCGGCGACGTCGATCGCCGCGCGCCGTCCGGCGCGCGGCGGGTCCTTGGGCACCCAGACGAGCGCGAGCACGAACGCGACCGCGGCGAGCGGGATGTTGACCGCGAAGATCGCCGGCCAGCCGGCCAGCCCGATCAGCGCGCCGCCCAGCGTCGGGCCGATGACCATGACGGTCTGCGAGGACATCGCGAGGACCGACAGGACGCGGCTCGGCACGCCGCCGCCGGTGGCGTCGGCGCGTTTGCGCAGCACCGCCATCGCGGCGGGGAAGCCGGCGCAGGTGCCGATGCCGAGCACGACCCGGACCGCGACCAGCCAGCCCAGCGAGAACGCGAGCAGGCCGCCGACACCGGCGGCGAACACGGTCACTGAGCCGGCCAGCAGCACGCGCCGCGCGCCGAACCGGTCGACGAACAGCCCGACGACGGGTTGCCCGACGGCCGTGGCCAGGTACAGCGAGGTGATCAGCCAGGCGGTTTCCCCAGGCCCGGCGCCGAACGCCTGGCCGATGGGCACCAGCGCCACGGCGATCAGGGTGGAGTTGACGGGGTTGAGCACCGCGCTGGCCACCAGGGGGAGGACCATGCGCGGCGGGTAGGCGGTTCGCGTGAGCTGTGTCGTCCGCTGGGACGTGGTCACCACTTCCTCATCGCTGCGCCAGCCTCGCGAGCAGGGGCAGTGCTTCGTCGATCTTGCGGCGCTCCTCGGCGGTGAGGTCGTCGGTCAGGGCGCGCGCCAGCCACTCCTCGCGGTGCTGGTGCACGCCCCGCACGGTCTTCTCGCCCAGGTCCGACAGGGCGACGAGCACGCGCCGCCCGTCGCGCGGGTCGCGGGTGCGGCTGAGGTAGCCCAGCTCGTCCAGCGCGCCCAGCGTGGCCGCCATGGACTGCTGCCGGACGTGCTCCGCCGCCGCGAGCTGCGCCTGGGTGGCCGGGCCGTCCCGGTGCAGCCGCGCGAGCACGGCCGACTGCGAGGGCGTCAGGACGCCCGCGTTGTCCACCTGGCGCAACCGGCGGTGCAACTGCCCGACGACGGCGCGCACCGCACCGGCGAGACGCGCAGCGTCGTTCGGCGCCCGGGTCATATAGACAGCCTAGACTGTTGAGTCTGGGCTGTCGAAGTGGTCAGGGTGTGCACCCTTCAGTCACCTCTGGTAGCGGTTTCGTCACGTCGTAGACAGCCGCTTCGTCGAAGGGCTCGTCCGAACCCTGCATCGTCTCGCTGTAGGCCGGCGCCAGGTAGCCCTTCTTCCACGCCTCGCACCCCATCCAGACGACGACGCCGCTGGTGCTCCCCACCGAAAGGCCGCGGAGGTCCTTCCGATGGCTGCTGCCGGTGAACTTGAAGTCCACCTCCCAGCGCAGGAAGACATCGATTTCTCCCGGAGCGAGGATTGGTGCGAAGGTGCCGGGGTCGAAGGGGTAGCCGACGGAATAACTGGCGTGGAGGTTCAGCGTGTCCCGGATTGGTCCCGGTGCCGCCGTGATGGTGCCGGAGATGCGGGGGTTGGCGGGCAGAAGGCGGTAGCCGTCGGCGGCGTAGGACACGATGTTCGCGAATTCGCTGGTCAGGCGCAGGTTCAGCATGTTCGCGTACAGGGAACGATTGCTCGGAGCGAGCAGATCTACCAACGCGGCGCCGTCGTGGCCTTCGATTGTCCGCCGGTCGAGTCTGCCGATGTGGATGAACTTCTTGACCTGGTCCACGGCGGTCTGCACCTCGCCGGCGCTGAACGCGCCGATCGGGCTGGCCGGCGGAAGGACAAGGCCGTCCACCGACTCGCCCCAGGTCGCCGCCGGGGTGTTGTCGAACGGGCGAGCGAGGTCGACCCGAGCGATGTCGGGCATCACCTGCGGCGCCGTCGGACGCATTTCGGCCGGTGGGGGCGCGCTGCCGTCGTAGTGGGCGGACGTCGAGCGGCCCCACTGGACGAGCCCGAACACCGCCCCGGCCACGACGACCAGCGACACGCCGGTCCAGGCGAGCCGCTTGCCCGTCCGGCGCTGGCGGCGCACGCCGGCCCGCGCCTGCTTCACCGCGCGCCGCTGCCACTCCGGGTCCCGCAGATCCGGGTGCTGCGCGATGTCGTAGTCGTCCACTTCGGACCCATCCTTCCGGTTCGATCTCGCCTTCTGATCGACTACGTCGGGCGAGTGTTACGGGGTTCGGGCGCCTGAGACCGATCCGCAAACAACGATGCGACGCGGCTCACGCGGCGGGCCCTTCGATGCGCAGGTCCGACCGCGCGGTCAGCCTCACGCGGGCCGGCGGGCAGCCGCCTGAGCTGCTCCGCGGTCGCGGCGACCTCGGCGGGGCCGGTGTGGCCGCCGTCACCAGGGCCGTCATCAGCCGCCGGCGGCGCCGGTTCCGCGGGGCCCGCGCCGGTGCTCGTGGGCGTCCATTTCGGACGCGCCGCCCCGGGCCGAAGATCGTCACCGGCCCGGGAGGCAATGCGGATGCGGCGCTGATTAGCAGGTTCGTACACTTACCGGTTGTGACGGAGAACGCCCCTGACCAGCAGCCCGCCCTCCCGGCCGCGTGGAACCCGGCCGACGAAGAAGCCGCCCTCTACCAGCGGTGGGTAGACGCGGGCTACTTCACGGCCGAGGCCGGGTCGGACAAGCCTCCGTTCACCATCGTGCTGCCGCCGCCGAACGTGACCGGCAGCCTGCACATGGGGCACGCGCTCAACCACACCCTGATGGACGTGATGACGCGCCGCCGCCGCATGCAGGGCTACGAGGTCCTCTGGCTGCCGGGCATGGACCACGCCGGCATCGCGACCCAGAACGTTGTCGAGCGCGAGCTGGCCAAGTCCGGCAAGTCGCGCCACGACCTCGGCCGCGAGAAGTTCGTCGAGCGCGTCTGGGACTGGAAGGCTGAGTACGGCGGCAAGATCCTCGGCCAGATGCGCCGCCTCGGTGACGGCGTCGACTGGTCGCGTGAGCGCTTCACCATGGACGAGGGCCTGTCCCGCGCCGTCCAGACCATGTTCAAGCGCCTCTACGACGACGGCCTGATCTACCGCGCCGAGCGCATCATCAACTGGTGCCCGCGCTGCCTCACCGCACTGTCGGACATCGAGGTCGAGCACTCCGAGGACGAGGGGGAACTCGTCTCCATCCGCTACGGCGACGGCGAAAACTCCATCGTCGTGGCCACCACCCGCGCCGAGACGATGCTGGGTGACACCGCGGTCGCCGTCCACCCGGACGACGAGCGGTACCAGCACCTGGTCGGCACCGAGGTCGAGCTGCCGCTGACCGGCCGCCGCATCCCGGTCATCGCCGACGAGCACGTCGACCCCGAGTTCGGCACCGGCGCCGTCAAGGTCACCCCGGCGCACGACCCGAACGA carries:
- a CDS encoding GntR family transcriptional regulator, producing the protein MKPARRRGLAEEAADRIRDEILSGRFAPGSALREVELAASLQVSRGSVREGLAILEREGLVHSEWHRGTRIIELSETDITEVYEVRAALDRLATLTAAERGRPGQFDELDRLVAAMDQEASGAADGARLVALDIEFHDCVYAMAGNGRLTSAWEAVRSQVHLFQAHRVRLSHEHYRTRVVDEHRELATLLRAGRVEGLGDLAEEHVRSASRGLIESLRELHR
- a CDS encoding YceI family protein, whose amino-acid sequence is MTTQTGYANLTGEYTLDPTHTRIGFVARHAMVTKVRGAFNEFTGTAHIDGDDPAKSSVTVAIKANSIDTRNADRDAHLRSNDFLSMDEHPEITFVSTSIRQTGDASFDVTGDLTIKGITKSVTVPFEFEGTAQDPFGNTRIGFEGSTTINRKDFGVTWNAALETGGVLVSDKVTLEFEVSAIKTA
- a CDS encoding SDR family oxidoreductase, with amino-acid sequence MDAERLAATTAQTPLRRLGEPSDIASIVAFLASAGGGWITGQTIHAGGGLFYPPNSLTTLRISS
- a CDS encoding SDR family NAD(P)-dependent oxidoreductase — translated: MSRGVLVTGASAGLGRAIATAFAERGDRVAVHYNSNQAAAEATLAALPGDGHALVRGDIREARRIADAAEDALGGVDVLVNNAAVVTTTETAHPLAEATFEHWREVWRQSVEVNLLGAADVTFCVARHMIDRGARGRVVNVGSRGAFRGEPDHPAYGATKAALHSLGQSLAVHLAPHGIAVSTVAPGFIATERVADWLTGERGDALRAQSPFGRVAEPPEIAAAVVYLASAEAEWASGAILDLNGASYLRS
- a CDS encoding MFS transporter small subunit encodes the protein MSTPEQVPARRRVWLMTLAWLWVGVPFLYGLYELILKVVKLFGG
- a CDS encoding L-lactate MFS transporter — translated: MAVTFLDRSHSIAPPDWSRWLIPPAALSVHLAIGQAYAWSVFKPPLEKALGLSGTLSALPFQLGIVMLGLSAAFGGTLVERNGPRWAMFVSMTCFSTGFLVSALGAFTSQYWLVVLGYGLIGGVGLGIGYISPVSTLIKWFPDRPGMATGIAIMGFGGGALIASPWSSQMLESFGSTPSGIGTSFLIHGVVYAVFMSLGVFLVRVPAEGWKPKGWEPTAAKARSMITTANVSAANAIKTPQFWCLWVVLCFNVTAGIGILEKASPMITDFFRGTSVPVGATAAAGFVALLSLTNMLGRFVWSSTSDFIGRKNIYRMYLGVGALLYLVIALAGNSSKVVFILAAMVILSFYGAGFATIPAYLKDMFGTYQVGAIHGRLLTAWSAAGVLGPLIVNAIADSQKRAGKQGPDLYTTSFYIMIALLVIGFIANELVRPVSVKYHEPESADAAREEAK
- a CDS encoding VOC family protein, producing MTSVDLDAVRRERDRIRDAHLKPVGERPASSARGLHHTALISSDVERTVRFYQDLLEFPLTELIENRDYPGSSHFFFDIGNGNLLAFFDFPGLDVGPYAEVLGGLHHIAISVDPERWQRLVAKLAEAGVEHAVHSDVSVYFRDPDGARIELIADPLGEMYGNTVL
- a CDS encoding VOC family protein, whose protein sequence is MTRPAFHLAIPVDDLGRAREFYGGVLGLSEGRSDAKWVDWNFHGHQVVTHVVEGARNEAGRNPVDGHDVPVPHFGLVLTVEAFHELAGRLKDAGTRFVIEPYQRFAGEPGEQWTMFLHDPAGNALEFKAFRDESQLFAK
- a CDS encoding MarR family winged helix-turn-helix transcriptional regulator, whose product is MTRWLDDGEQQAWRAYVKMQSHLNAALGRRMQADSQLSLPDFEVLVQLTDTPEGRVRVFELARALDWEKSRLSHHLRRMQKRGLVAREECPDDARGAFIVLTREGREAIEQAAPHHVDTVRELVFDVLTREQVDALRAISEQILRVVRPEDCPQDRR
- the fdhD gene encoding formate dehydrogenase accessory sulfurtransferase FdhD, coding for MGRVTVRRPVRKLTEGGQTRRADLLAAEEPLELRVGGKSLAVTMRTPGHDVELAHGFLLSEGVIASKDDVFTARYCDGVDDQGRNTYNVLDLALAEGVAPPETGVERNFYTTSSCGVCGKAALDAVKLKTRFAPGESTFAVSTEVLAGLPDTLRKQQRVFASTGGLHAAGLFRADGSLLAVREDVGRHNAVDKVLGWALLDDRVPLSDCGLLVSGRASFELVQKAAMAGVPFLAAVSAPSSLAVELAEENGMTLVGFLRGTSMNLYTGDQRVLEPDAMWAVRSGV